A region of Toxorhynchites rutilus septentrionalis strain SRP chromosome 1, ASM2978413v1, whole genome shotgun sequence DNA encodes the following proteins:
- the LOC129761303 gene encoding uncharacterized protein LOC129761303: MAAWLVEELKKYPITHGKNVNNSFELVDHLKGFEVRRGEILVSFNVTALFPNVPVTEAVESLRKHMERKRVPPNQIGAYLLVTKTCMNQNFFSFRGKFYKQTFGLSMGSKLPPLLAEVFMKDFETELAKEKFFPRMWRRYVDDIFAVVKERYLKQTLELLNSRHRTIKFTVEKEKDGTLPFLDLYITRKEDNRLKFGIYRKPTSTDRYITSDSNHFGAQKQAAFHSMVYRLLNIPMERDDYIAEKIESTMLQS, translated from the coding sequence ATGGCTGCTTGGTTggttgaagaattgaaaaaatatcccATAACTCACGGTAAAAATGTCAACAATTCGTTTGAGTTGGTAGACCATTTGAAAGGATTCGAGGTTAGGCGAGGGGAAATTCTGGTGTCGTTCAATGTTACAGCTCTTTTTCCGAACGTGCCAGTAACAGAGGCGGTAGAAAGTTTGCGCAAACATATGGAACGGAAACGCGTACCACCCAATCAGATCGGAGCATATCTTTTGGTAACGAAAACCTGTATGAATCAGAACTTCTTTTCGTTCAGGGGAAAATTCTACAAGCAAACGTTTGGTCTCAGTATGGGTAGCAAGCTACCGCCACTCCTGGCGGAGGTTttcatgaaagattttgaaacaGAGTTGGCGAAAGAAAAATTCTTCCCTCGAATGTGGAGACGCTATGTAGATGACATCTTCGCAGTTGTGAAAGAACGCTACTTGAAGCAGACGTTGGAGTTGTTGAATTCCCGACATAGGACGATTAAGTTTACcgtcgaaaaagaaaaagacggtACACTTCCTTTTCTGGACCTGTACATCACCCGGAAGGAAGATAATCGACTAAAGTTTGGGATATACCGTAAACCAACGTCTACGGATAGATATATAACTTCCGACTCTAATCACTTCGGCGCACAAAAACAAGCAGCCTTCCACTCCATGGTGTATCGTCTCCTCAACATACCAATGGAGAGAGATGATTACATAGCGGAAAAAATAGAATCTACCATGCTGCAGAGCTGA